One stretch of Zingiber officinale cultivar Zhangliang chromosome 6B, Zo_v1.1, whole genome shotgun sequence DNA includes these proteins:
- the LOC121990738 gene encoding serine/threonine-protein phosphatase BSL3-like → MKIFSIKEFLKIEYPHNIHLIRGNHEATDINALFGFHTDCIERMGEQDGIWAWNRINRLFNWLPLAALMEKKVICMHGGIGHSINHVEQIENLQRPITMETGTIVLMDLLWYDPTENDSVEGLRPNARGPGLVAFGGHLITLFFATNYCGEDP, encoded by the exons atgaaaatatttagcATCAAAGAATTCTTGAAG ATTGAATATCCACATAATATACATTTAATTCGTGGAAACCATGAGGCAACAGACATTAATGCTTTATTTGGGTTTCATACCGACTGCATCGAGAGAATG GGAGAACAAGACGGAATCTGGGCATGGAACCGTATTAACAGATTGTTTAATTGGTTGCCTTTAGCTGCTTTAATGGAGAAGAAAGTTATCTGCATGCATGGTGGTATTGGTCATTCCATAAATCATGTAGAGCAGATCGAAAACCTTCAACGACCTATCACAATGGAAACTGGCACAATAGTTCTTATGGATCTGCTATG GTATGATCCAACAGAGAACGACAGTGTTGAGGGGTTAAGACCAAATGCCAGGGGGCCTGGCTTGGTTGCTTTTGGG GGTCATTTAATCACTCTTTTCTTTGCAACTAACTATTGTGGTGAGGATCCATAG